One segment of Gordonia terrae DNA contains the following:
- a CDS encoding acyl-CoA dehydrogenase family protein, with protein sequence MILDDVDAVADRADFAEVLAGVANRATPRNTVVTRADAAASGEIDSALWERLIGEIGVLGLAVPDELGGAGATWAEIAVLMEQIGRSTAAVPVLGAVLAVEAITASGDSAALAELLPAMVAGSTIGTVWSGTGLTADATGAVSGEARLVLDGGHADVVLAQAETGTGAAWFAIETASAAVRRHETLDLVRDLATITFSDAPARAIAVADPGGLAARLRDLALVAVAAEQLGVAEQALADAVEYAGVREQFRRVIGSFQALKHLIADVATETDLARSMVEHAVWAAVSSPDDLPEAAAMAMLAASRAAILASGENVQIHGGIGFSWEHPAHLLFRKARSNDSLLGPTERLTDRILSTHGVHR encoded by the coding sequence ATGATCCTCGACGATGTGGACGCCGTCGCCGATCGCGCCGACTTCGCGGAGGTCCTCGCCGGCGTCGCCAACCGTGCGACACCGCGCAACACCGTCGTCACCCGAGCGGATGCGGCCGCGTCGGGGGAGATCGACTCCGCACTCTGGGAACGCCTGATCGGTGAGATCGGGGTGCTCGGGCTGGCGGTCCCGGACGAACTCGGTGGGGCAGGGGCAACCTGGGCGGAGATCGCCGTGCTGATGGAGCAGATCGGACGCAGCACCGCAGCGGTTCCGGTACTTGGTGCGGTCCTCGCCGTCGAGGCGATCACGGCATCCGGGGACTCCGCTGCCCTCGCCGAACTGTTGCCCGCGATGGTCGCGGGCTCGACGATCGGAACCGTGTGGTCGGGAACGGGACTGACCGCCGACGCCACCGGAGCGGTGTCCGGCGAGGCGCGCCTCGTCCTCGACGGCGGCCATGCCGACGTGGTCCTCGCGCAGGCCGAAACAGGCACCGGTGCAGCGTGGTTCGCAATCGAGACCGCAAGTGCCGCCGTCCGTCGTCACGAGACGCTCGACCTCGTCCGCGATCTCGCCACCATCACGTTCAGCGACGCTCCCGCGCGGGCGATCGCGGTCGCCGACCCCGGCGGTTTGGCTGCTCGGCTGCGGGATCTGGCGCTGGTTGCGGTGGCCGCCGAACAGCTCGGGGTCGCCGAGCAGGCGCTGGCGGATGCCGTCGAATACGCCGGCGTACGTGAGCAGTTCCGCCGGGTCATCGGCTCGTTCCAGGCGCTCAAACATCTCATCGCCGATGTCGCCACCGAGACCGACCTCGCTCGTTCGATGGTGGAACACGCTGTGTGGGCTGCGGTCTCGAGTCCGGATGATCTGCCGGAGGCGGCGGCCATGGCGATGCTGGCGGCGTCACGTGCCGCAATTCTCGCCAGCGGTGAGAACGTCCAGATCCACGGTGGCATCGGATTCAGCTGGGAGCACCCCGCCCATCTGCTGTTCCGCAAGGCGCGAAGCAACGACTCCCTGCTCGGCCCGACCGAACGCCTGACGGACCGCATTCTGTCGACTCACGGTGTGCACCGATGA
- a CDS encoding Zn-ribbon domain-containing OB-fold protein, with product MSAPGSDANTELGGGVGLRPVVDDPETGGFFAAAADRRLVVQTCRTCNHQQHPPRPRCRSCHGDDLDWADVPQAGTVHTWTVVEHQINPHYPVPYTSVLVDVEPRPGEPVIRFLGHIAGRPAIHVGDPVRTVFVDLDESITIPNWELVPATDPLT from the coding sequence ATGAGCGCCCCGGGCAGCGACGCGAACACCGAACTCGGGGGCGGTGTCGGACTCCGGCCGGTGGTCGACGACCCGGAGACCGGCGGGTTCTTCGCCGCTGCGGCCGATCGTCGTCTGGTGGTCCAGACGTGTCGCACATGCAACCACCAGCAGCACCCACCGAGGCCGCGATGCCGTTCCTGTCACGGCGACGATCTGGACTGGGCCGACGTCCCACAGGCGGGGACCGTCCACACCTGGACCGTCGTCGAACACCAGATCAACCCGCATTACCCGGTGCCGTACACGTCGGTCCTCGTGGACGTCGAACCCCGGCCCGGCGAGCCGGTGATCCGGTTCCTCGGTCACATCGCCGGACGCCCGGCGATCCACGTCGGCGACCCGGTGCGCACGGTGTTCGTCGACCTCGACGAGTCGATCACCATCCCGAATTGGGAGCTCGTCCCCGCCACCGACCCACTCACCTGA
- a CDS encoding FadR/GntR family transcriptional regulator encodes MTESNARTRDIADQPAIAIAGGGSVLRPLKAAEVVARAVVRTIRSEGLQTGDSLPSEAEMLPQYGVSRESLREGLRLLEVQGMISIRRGPGGGPIVGTVDSANLGRMEALYLHLAGATYDELFETWVFAETTLAGMAAANPDSEARHAAMAPYIDGLVDEVVHGDLDVYMSGHEGFHGSVAALAGNRVFQVTFRAYGQIVAHHLAMVGDVKLIHQELVDDHLELAQVISEGDPERASTLMNQHLTRVLALNRAQLGTLLDGDVEWV; translated from the coding sequence ATGACCGAATCGAATGCCAGGACGCGTGACATCGCTGACCAGCCCGCGATCGCGATTGCGGGAGGCGGTTCGGTACTCCGTCCGTTGAAGGCTGCGGAGGTCGTCGCGCGCGCGGTTGTGCGAACCATTCGCTCCGAGGGTCTTCAGACCGGGGACAGTCTGCCGTCCGAGGCCGAGATGCTCCCTCAGTACGGGGTGAGTCGCGAATCCTTACGAGAGGGATTGCGGCTTCTGGAGGTCCAGGGCATGATCTCCATCCGCCGCGGGCCCGGAGGAGGCCCGATCGTCGGCACGGTCGATTCGGCCAACCTGGGTCGGATGGAGGCGCTGTACCTCCATCTCGCCGGGGCGACATACGACGAGTTGTTCGAGACGTGGGTGTTCGCCGAGACCACCCTGGCCGGGATGGCAGCTGCAAACCCTGACAGCGAGGCGCGCCATGCCGCCATGGCACCGTACATCGACGGGCTCGTGGACGAGGTCGTGCACGGCGACCTCGACGTCTACATGTCCGGACACGAGGGCTTTCACGGATCGGTGGCGGCCCTTGCGGGCAATCGCGTCTTTCAGGTGACCTTCCGCGCCTACGGACAGATCGTTGCCCACCACCTGGCCATGGTCGGCGACGTCAAGTTGATCCATCAGGAGCTCGTCGACGACCATCTCGAACTCGCCCAAGTGATCTCCGAAGGAGATCCCGAACGGGCATCCACATTGATGAACCAGCACCTGACTCGTGTTCTCGCGTTGAACCGAGCGCAGCTGGGCACTCTCCTCGACGGCGACGTGGAGTGGGTCTGA
- a CDS encoding acyl-CoA dehydrogenase family protein, protein MAWDFETDPEYQEQLDWVEQFVRDEVEPADRMYDHPLDMADPVRNAIIRPLQEKVREKGLWACHLGPELGGQGYGQLKLALLNELIGTTLSGPVIFGTQAPDSGNAEILAHYGSDELKKTYLEPLLAGEIASCFSMTEPTGGSDPTSFRCRAVRDGDDYVISGEKWFSSNARFASFLIVMAVTDPDAERHRRASMFVVPSDTPGIEIVRNVGVTGHAGHEGTHAYVRYNDVRVPAANLLGGDGDGFKVAQVRLGGGRIHHAMRTVALVRRSLDAMLERAVSRETRGRTLGELQLVQEMIADSWIQLEQFRLLVLRTAWKIDQVNDYKQVIKDIAGVKVAMPKVLQDVAGRAVQLHGSLGISTELPFGKYVLEGFHMAIADGATEIHKQSVAKQLLKGVEPAPDLFPSIHVPRLRDAADTKFADVLAAAAADAAEVN, encoded by the coding sequence ATGGCATGGGACTTCGAGACCGACCCCGAGTACCAGGAACAACTGGACTGGGTGGAGCAATTCGTTCGCGACGAGGTCGAGCCGGCCGATCGCATGTACGACCATCCGCTCGACATGGCCGACCCGGTGCGCAACGCCATCATCAGGCCACTCCAGGAGAAGGTTCGCGAAAAAGGTTTGTGGGCCTGCCATCTCGGTCCGGAACTCGGCGGTCAGGGCTATGGTCAACTCAAGCTGGCCCTGCTCAACGAGCTGATCGGCACCACGCTCAGTGGACCGGTGATCTTCGGGACCCAGGCCCCCGACTCCGGCAACGCCGAGATCTTGGCGCATTACGGTTCCGACGAACTGAAGAAGACCTACCTCGAACCGTTGCTCGCCGGCGAGATCGCGTCCTGCTTCTCGATGACCGAGCCCACCGGCGGCTCCGACCCGACCTCGTTCCGATGCCGCGCCGTCCGCGATGGGGACGACTACGTGATCTCGGGTGAGAAGTGGTTCTCGTCGAATGCGCGTTTCGCGTCGTTCCTGATCGTCATGGCGGTCACCGATCCCGACGCCGAGCGCCATCGCCGCGCGTCGATGTTCGTCGTACCCTCCGACACCCCGGGTATCGAGATCGTCCGCAACGTCGGCGTCACCGGCCACGCCGGGCATGAGGGCACCCACGCCTACGTCCGCTACAACGATGTCCGCGTGCCCGCGGCGAACCTCCTCGGTGGTGACGGCGACGGGTTCAAGGTCGCCCAGGTCCGGCTGGGTGGCGGTCGCATCCATCACGCGATGCGCACCGTCGCGCTGGTGCGTCGCTCGCTGGATGCGATGCTCGAACGCGCTGTCTCGCGCGAGACCCGCGGCCGCACACTCGGCGAGCTGCAGCTGGTCCAAGAGATGATCGCCGACTCGTGGATTCAGCTCGAACAGTTCCGGCTGCTCGTGTTGCGCACCGCGTGGAAGATCGATCAGGTCAACGACTACAAGCAGGTCATCAAGGACATCGCCGGCGTCAAGGTCGCCATGCCGAAGGTGCTGCAGGACGTCGCGGGCCGGGCCGTCCAGCTACACGGTTCGCTCGGCATCTCCACCGAACTACCCTTCGGCAAGTATGTCCTCGAGGGCTTCCACATGGCCATCGCCGACGGTGCGACCGAGATCCACAAGCAGTCGGTCGCCAAGCAACTCCTCAAGGGCGTGGAGCCCGCCCCGGATCTGTTCCCGTCGATCCACGTCCCCCGTCTCCGAGATGCCGCCGACACGAAGTTCGCCGACGTCTTGGCCGCTGCCGCGGCCGACGCCGCCGAGGTGAACTGA
- a CDS encoding NAD(P)/FAD-dependent oxidoreductase encodes MTPDGGHRVVVLGGGIGGGRTCAALRSEGFDGHITLIGGEEHDPYDRPPLSKACLTESADPGLGLDFEELEVSVRRGVWATGLDRGAKIVATTGGDIGYDTLVLATGSAPVRLPGPGEQLTLRTREDAEKLAAVLRPGARMVIVGAGWIGAEVATAAKGFGCSVVCVEAGDGPHAGPFGAAVSQRMAEMWEGVDLRVRTGVAEVEDAGVRLIDGTLLTADAVVVGVGSRADVGWLAAAGLDVDRHGICVDSGRRTNDPSIYAIGDVASRWSDRLSARVHTGHWDEAAVGGAVAARSIMHCDRGTDDIPYFWSDQFGRKVQYVGQHRRGHRLIVRDHPTTDRWGAVWLDECDRVAAHLSVGFPRAMIHARSAIADGRRVDRRTLADLTAPLG; translated from the coding sequence ATGACTCCCGACGGTGGTCATCGAGTTGTGGTGCTCGGTGGCGGAATCGGCGGTGGACGCACCTGTGCCGCACTCCGATCGGAGGGTTTCGACGGTCACATCACCCTCATCGGTGGGGAGGAGCACGACCCCTATGACCGTCCGCCGCTGAGCAAGGCGTGTCTCACCGAGTCCGCCGACCCCGGCCTCGGACTCGACTTCGAGGAACTCGAGGTCTCGGTCCGGCGCGGCGTGTGGGCGACCGGACTTGATCGGGGCGCCAAGATCGTCGCGACCACCGGTGGTGACATCGGTTACGACACACTGGTTCTCGCAACCGGTTCGGCACCAGTTCGACTCCCTGGGCCGGGTGAACAATTGACTTTGCGCACACGAGAAGACGCCGAGAAGCTTGCGGCGGTGCTACGGCCCGGGGCGCGGATGGTCATCGTGGGAGCCGGTTGGATTGGCGCCGAGGTTGCCACTGCAGCGAAGGGTTTCGGCTGCTCGGTGGTGTGCGTCGAGGCAGGTGACGGCCCGCACGCGGGTCCGTTCGGTGCAGCGGTGTCCCAACGAATGGCCGAGATGTGGGAGGGCGTCGACCTCCGCGTGCGAACAGGTGTGGCCGAAGTCGAGGACGCCGGCGTCCGGCTCATCGACGGCACTCTGCTCACCGCGGACGCAGTCGTGGTCGGGGTTGGTTCGCGAGCTGATGTCGGCTGGCTGGCCGCGGCGGGTCTCGACGTCGATCGGCACGGGATATGCGTCGATTCGGGGCGTCGGACAAACGATCCTTCGATCTATGCGATCGGTGACGTCGCGAGCCGGTGGAGCGACCGTCTGTCGGCGCGGGTCCACACCGGCCACTGGGATGAGGCGGCAGTAGGCGGCGCGGTCGCGGCGCGCTCGATCATGCATTGCGACAGGGGGACCGATGACATCCCCTACTTCTGGTCAGACCAGTTCGGGCGCAAAGTGCAGTATGTCGGGCAACATCGCCGAGGGCATCGGTTGATCGTCCGCGATCACCCGACGACGGATCGCTGGGGTGCGGTCTGGCTCGACGAGTGCGATCGCGTTGCCGCCCACCTGTCGGTTGGTTTTCCGCGGGCAATGATCCACGCGCGATCCGCCATCGCGGACGGCCGCCGGGTGGATCGGAGGACTCTGGCTGATCTGACTGCACCGCTGGGATGA